The nucleotide window TAATGGCTCGGTATTAGACTTTCTTAAGTTGAAGCGCCATGTGTCCATATTGATGCTGATCCCGTCTGTGTGATCGATCTCAACGGCATTATCTCGGTAGTGCGATAACACACAAGCCATGACCTGCTCTGGGTTTGAAACTCTTCGATTGATCTCCCCGGAAGAGGGGAATTTCTGCATACTGTTACTCGTCAATTGGTGAAACGATTGTTGAGTTTTCGACATCAGTTCGATAACCAATAGCCATGGAATCATGCCTGAATCGCAGTATCCAAAATCACGAAAATAATGATGTGCGCTCATTTCGCCACCATAGACGGCATTCGTTTCACGCATCTTCTCTTTGATAAGTGCGTGTCCCGCTTTAATTCCAATCGCTTTTCCACCATGCGTGTTGGCGACTTCAATCGTGTTCCATATCATGCGCATATCGTGCAATACAGTCGCGTTAGGCTGTTTGACCAAGAATGCCTCTGCTAGCAAGCCAACAATGTAATAACCCTCGATGTAATTGCCTTTTTCATCAAAGAAAAAGCAGCGGTCGAAGTCTCCATCCCAAGCAATTCCAAGGTCGGCAGAGTGTTTTAAAACGGCATCTCGAGTGGCTGCTTGGTTCTCTCTAATCAAAGGATTTGGAATACCATTGGGGAAGTTTCCATCGGGCGTGTGATGAACCTTGACGAAAGTTATAGGGACACTGAATTCATTAAATTTATTCTCTAAAGCATCAATGACATGTCCTGCAACGCCGTTTCCTGCGTTAACCACAATCTTCATCGGTGACAGCTTTGATGGGGTTATATACGAGAGTAGGTGCTCTACGTACGGAGCAAGAATACTGGCCGTTCTACAAGAATAAGAGGGTTGTACATGGTTGATAGGTAAACCGCTATTCAGCTCTTGATCCAGAACCTCAATACGCTGTTTGATGTCATCTAAACCATTGTTTTTACTAATCGGACTCGCACCTGCACCGACTAATTTCATTCCGTTGTAATTGATTGGGTTATGGCTTGCCGTAATTTGAATTCCGCCAATCGCTTGTAGGTGGCGAGTTGCAAAGTAAATCTCTTCAGTACCGGTCATACCGAGATCTATTACGCTTATTCCAGATCCGTTCAAACCTTTGGTTATGGCTTCTTGTAGTGAAAGGGACGTTTCGCGGTTATCACGGCCAATCACTACCTGTGCCAAACCATCGAATGAGGTTTCAGCTGAAGCAAAAAGTACGTGTTCGCCAAATGCCTTTCCAAGCAGGTAGGCAAGGTGTTCATTGATTTGTCCACCAATGATGCCGCGGATATCGTTGTTCTTGAAGCAGCTAAGGTCTAATGTTGATTTCATTTGTTGCTGCTCTAGTTCGATTTATTGATTGGAGGTGAGTCAGGTTGTTCGTCTCGCACATCTCGGCCATAGCTATCTTGATATCGAATGATGTCGTCTTCACTTAAATGACTGCCTGTTTGTACTTCAATCATCTCGAGTGGGAGATCCCCGGGGTTCTCTAGGCTGTGAATATGGCCTAAAGGAATGTAAGTGGATTGATCTTCTTCAACCAGATAGGTTTTCTCATCATTGGTTACCTTTGCAGTCCCTGCTACGACAACCCAGTGTTCCGCTCTATGATGATGCATCTGTAGCGATAACTTATGACCGGGTTTTACCGTAATACGTTTTACTTTGTCGCGTTTACCTAGGTCGATTACATCGTATTTACCCCAAGGTCTAAACACCTCACGGTGATGAACATGTTCTGTGCGACCAGCTTGGTTCAGTTTAGTAACAATCGATTTTACACCTTGAACTTTATCTTTATTCGCAACCAATATAGCGTCTTTGGTTTCGACAATAATCAGGTTTTCGACACCCACAGTTGCAACCAGTTTATTTTCAGCATGGATGTAGTTGTGCTGAGAATCGACAGTCAACACATCGCCTTCAATGACGTTGTTGTGCTCGTCCTTATCACTCACATCCCAGATTGCAGACCATGAACCAATATCATTCCAACCGACATCCATAGGAATTACTGTAGCGTGTGAAGTTTTTTCCATCACGGCATAGTCGATAGAGTCGCTAGGGCTGCTTTTGAATGCTTCGGCGTCAATACGGATAAAGTCGAGGTCGGTGTTTTGCTTTGCGAGAGCGAGTTTACAGGCCTCTAAGATCTCTGGGCTATATTCAGCAAGTTCTTCAAGGTAGCGCGATGCTCTAAACATGAACATACCGCTGTTCCATAAGTATTGTCCCGAATCAATGTACCGCTCTGCAGTTGCTAGGTCGGGCTTTTCAACGAAACGCTCAATCGCATAAGCATTTTGAGAGAGCGACTCTCCTTGCTTGATATAACCATAACCCGTTTCGGGTGCGTTCGGAGTAATACCAAATGTGACGAGCTTGCCTTGTTTCGCGTATTCGATACCTCTCGCTACCGTTTGCTGAAAGTCGGTCGTTTGGGCGATGTGATGATCGGCTGCCAGTACCAATAGTATTGGATCTGACTCGTTCTGTTGGTTGTTGTTCGAGTGACTTAAGGCCTGTAAAGCTGCGAGTGCGATGGCGGGCGCTGTGTTTCGACCGATAGGCTCTAGCAGAATACCACTGTGTTGTATGTTAGCCGATCGAGCTTGCTCCGCAGCAATAAAGCGGTGTTCTTCGTTACAGATAATGAAGGGAGCGGCACACTCGGTATCACTTAAGTGAGCTTCAAGGCCTTGCAAACGCAAAAGGGTTTGCTGAAGCATAGATTGCTCACCTGCGATGTTGAGGAATTGCTTAGGGTAAAGCTCGCGAGATAGTGGCCAGAGGCGGCTACCAGAGCCGCCAGCTAGAATGACAGGTAAAATCATATCGTGGTAATTGAGTGCTTTAAAATACTGGCGCCATGTTACCACGCTTCACCGTTATTATTGATCGATAAGAAATTTACTTATCGATGACCCTCTTGATTGGAAGTGACCATGCCCTGAGCTTCGCTAAAACCTTGCGGGTCGATTTTGAGTGTTTGTGTTGGGAAGGCGATATCCGCATTGTGCTTGTGAATAATGGCTAGCACCTGCAGCAACACATCTTGCTTAACTTCATGGTATCTCACCCAGTTGACGGTTTTGGTAAAGGTGTAGATAAAGAAGTTCAGCGTTGATGGGCCAAACTTATCGAAGTTCACGATGAGCGTTTGCTTAGCATCGATATCTGGGTGCGTTTCAAGCATGGCTTTTACGTCATCCACAATAAGAGCGAGCTTATTCGCGTCTTGATAACGAAGCCCGAAGGTTTCATTGATTCGGCGGTTCAGCATTCTTGATGGGTTCTCTACCACAATGTTACTGAATACCGAGTTTGGCACGTATAATGGACGTTTATCGAAGGTGCGAATAATCGTCATACGCCAGCCAATACGTTCGACGGTACCTTCAATTTGACGGTCGGGAGAGCGTATCCAATCTCCGACTTTAAAAGGACGATCGAAGTAAATCATCATCCCGCCAAAGAAGTTCGATAGCAGGTCTTTTGCTG belongs to Vibrio cyclitrophicus and includes:
- a CDS encoding mechanosensitive ion channel family protein; amino-acid sequence: MNEFLTQVQTYINQSHSDWANSVLFITIASFLAWVAWRIIHNRLEILVQKTPFHWDDLLLEALKTPVSTLLWCWPATVSIGLILQDQFGNEINWLKTLKHILIICTFVWFTLRMITNTEAYVLEQKTRDETTVQAIAKVARLFFMVMGGLTIMQAFGLSLSGLLTFGGVGGLIVGLAAKDLLSNFFGGMMIYFDRPFKVGDWIRSPDRQIEGTVERIGWRMTIIRTFDKRPLYVPNSVFSNIVVENPSRMLNRRINETFGLRYQDANKLALIVDDVKAMLETHPDIDAKQTLIVNFDKFGPSTLNFFIYTFTKTVNWVRYHEVKQDVLLQVLAIIHKHNADIAFPTQTLKIDPQGFSEAQGMVTSNQEGHR
- a CDS encoding phosphomannomutase CpsG (capsular polysaccharide biosynthesis protein; catalyzes the formation of D-mannose 6-phosphate from alpha-D-mannose 1-phosphate) → MKSTLDLSCFKNNDIRGIIGGQINEHLAYLLGKAFGEHVLFASAETSFDGLAQVVIGRDNRETSLSLQEAITKGLNGSGISVIDLGMTGTEEIYFATRHLQAIGGIQITASHNPINYNGMKLVGAGASPISKNNGLDDIKQRIEVLDQELNSGLPINHVQPSYSCRTASILAPYVEHLLSYITPSKLSPMKIVVNAGNGVAGHVIDALENKFNEFSVPITFVKVHHTPDGNFPNGIPNPLIRENQAATRDAVLKHSADLGIAWDGDFDRCFFFDEKGNYIEGYYIVGLLAEAFLVKQPNATVLHDMRMIWNTIEVANTHGGKAIGIKAGHALIKEKMRETNAVYGGEMSAHHYFRDFGYCDSGMIPWLLVIELMSKTQQSFHQLTSNSMQKFPSSGEINRRVSNPEQVMACVLSHYRDNAVEIDHTDGISINMDTWRFNLRKSNTEPLIRLNVETRQDRALLSLKINELLSFLV
- a CDS encoding mannose-1-phosphate guanylyltransferase/mannose-6-phosphate isomerase, yielding MILPVILAGGSGSRLWPLSRELYPKQFLNIAGEQSMLQQTLLRLQGLEAHLSDTECAAPFIICNEEHRFIAAEQARSANIQHSGILLEPIGRNTAPAIALAALQALSHSNNNQQNESDPILLVLAADHHIAQTTDFQQTVARGIEYAKQGKLVTFGITPNAPETGYGYIKQGESLSQNAYAIERFVEKPDLATAERYIDSGQYLWNSGMFMFRASRYLEELAEYSPEILEACKLALAKQNTDLDFIRIDAEAFKSSPSDSIDYAVMEKTSHATVIPMDVGWNDIGSWSAIWDVSDKDEHNNVIEGDVLTVDSQHNYIHAENKLVATVGVENLIIVETKDAILVANKDKVQGVKSIVTKLNQAGRTEHVHHREVFRPWGKYDVIDLGKRDKVKRITVKPGHKLSLQMHHHRAEHWVVVAGTAKVTNDEKTYLVEEDQSTYIPLGHIHSLENPGDLPLEMIEVQTGSHLSEDDIIRYQDSYGRDVRDEQPDSPPINKSN